A section of the Methanofollis sp. UBA420 genome encodes:
- a CDS encoding GNAT family N-acetyltransferase translates to MTSSLFETVLIPSDLSPLSDAIVRTIAGLPGIGRVHLIHFSAAADRERAQSVLDSQKETFAALNPAAVVTARAEDLTGDSIPAAILAASSRERASLIVIGARRGFLGRSLLGRGATVVLTRSRTHVLIMRSPETVWSGWIAAPAGLQDIFSKVLFPTDFSRPANETLHLLAGMPGIGEVVLLHVIRKVEGDQAARERTVSEVETGLDRALSPLERAGVPVRTLIRFGRPCREICDAATDEQVGMIMMSRYGKMDYLRQVPLGATTSEVTLHTRVPVLVACTEIHLTVSVRELGVDEFYLAEKIWLDYHATKSDPATDRIFCVFVEDTPVSVARCKRHPDGCEVDGVFTWEEFRGKGYARKAMEGLVTACGSEVLYMYAVVPLVNFYASLGFVPIKEKELPASIRQRYAWALGNLKGTNVCPMKRMSG, encoded by the coding sequence ATGACGTCGTCCCTCTTTGAAACCGTTCTTATCCCCTCCGACCTTTCGCCCCTGAGCGACGCCATCGTCCGCACTATTGCAGGACTTCCCGGCATCGGCCGTGTTCACCTCATCCATTTCTCCGCGGCCGCCGACCGGGAGAGGGCGCAATCTGTACTGGACAGCCAGAAAGAAACGTTCGCCGCGCTGAACCCCGCGGCCGTCGTGACGGCGCGGGCTGAAGACCTGACCGGTGATAGCATCCCTGCCGCGATCCTTGCGGCATCGTCACGGGAGCGTGCAAGCCTGATCGTTATCGGGGCACGCAGGGGATTTTTAGGCCGATCGCTCCTCGGCCGCGGTGCGACGGTCGTCCTGACCCGGAGCAGGACGCACGTCCTCATCATGAGGTCGCCCGAAACCGTCTGGTCAGGATGGATCGCTGCCCCTGCCGGACTGCAGGACATTTTTTCAAAGGTCCTGTTTCCGACCGACTTTTCCCGGCCTGCCAACGAAACCCTGCACCTCCTGGCAGGGATGCCGGGCATCGGCGAGGTCGTCCTCCTCCATGTCATCAGGAAGGTCGAGGGGGATCAGGCGGCACGGGAGAGGACTGTCAGCGAGGTCGAGACAGGGCTTGACCGGGCCCTTTCCCCCCTCGAACGCGCCGGTGTCCCTGTGCGGACACTCATCCGTTTCGGCAGGCCATGCCGGGAGATCTGCGATGCCGCGACAGACGAGCAGGTCGGCATGATCATGATGTCGCGGTATGGAAAGATGGACTATCTCAGGCAGGTGCCGCTCGGCGCCACCACGTCTGAGGTGACACTTCATACGAGAGTCCCGGTCCTCGTCGCCTGCACGGAGATCCACCTGACTGTCTCGGTCAGGGAACTCGGCGTCGACGAGTTCTACCTCGCAGAAAAGATCTGGCTCGACTACCATGCGACAAAGTCAGACCCGGCGACGGACCGGATCTTCTGTGTCTTCGTCGAGGACACGCCGGTGAGCGTCGCACGGTGCAAACGCCACCCTGACGGGTGCGAGGTCGATGGTGTCTTCACCTGGGAAGAATTCCGGGGGAAGGGATATGCCCGGAAGGCCATGGAAGGTCTGGTCACGGCCTGCGGGTCGGAGGTGCTGTATATGTATGCGGTTGTGCCTCTCGTGAACTTTTACGCCTCCCTCGGCTTTGTGCCCATCAAAGAAAAAGAACTGCCGGCGTCGATCCGGCAGAGATACGCGTGGGCGCTGGGGAACCTGAAGGGCACGAATGTCTGCCCGATGAAGAGGATGAGCGGGTAA
- a CDS encoding HEAT repeat domain-containing protein yields MEHNTEGKTGMDLAGLLDVVQNGDIASSLRAMNDLRAVGDEAVGPLVASLREGTGAGRWRAAMALARLGQNAVDPLITVATGGGGDGVTNPAIWALADIGDQKAVPHLIDLLRREQSVCCRVLTAAALLKLGDPAGIAEVNRQYAEHGEDYQGMVMEAFEGT; encoded by the coding sequence ATGGAACACAACACAGAAGGAAAGACCGGAATGGATCTGGCCGGACTGCTGGATGTCGTGCAGAACGGTGATATCGCCAGCAGTCTCCGGGCGATGAACGACCTCCGGGCGGTTGGCGATGAGGCCGTCGGCCCGCTGGTTGCGTCCCTCAGGGAGGGAACGGGCGCCGGACGCTGGAGGGCGGCGATGGCGCTTGCCCGCCTGGGACAAAACGCCGTGGACCCGCTGATCACAGTCGCCACCGGCGGCGGCGGCGACGGGGTCACGAACCCTGCCATCTGGGCCCTTGCCGATATTGGAGATCAGAAAGCCGTGCCGCACCTGATCGACCTCCTTCGCCGGGAGCAGTCGGTCTGCTGCCGCGTCCTGACAGCGGCGGCGCTGCTTAAACTTGGCGACCCTGCGGGGATCGCCGAGGTGAACCGCCAGTACGCGGAGCACGGCGAGGACTACCAGGGAATGGTGATGGAGGCCTTCGAGGGGACCTGA
- a CDS encoding PAS domain S-box protein, with protein MEAKEEQDTASRILRTLRLRPRGMTITEVAKKTRINRNSVSKYLEVLRVAGQVDAAVIGNAKVYAIAQRVPLSSFLCFTRNMILVLDSAFRIVQINDRFLDLAGVEKRAVIGLHIEDAPLPIISDKGVLRTIRDVRREQVHTDVSCRLDDGEFFFSMQVIPTVFDDGERGCTVVLEDITARKQYEQALQLSEAKFRAIVQDQAEPLCRFLPGGRIIFVNRAFCETFDVSEEDLAGTTLWQFIPPSFHKGIETKLRDLGPDNAVCTLEIPVAMQSSAETRWFSWTVRAIVNGEATLREYQGTGTDITAARHLEEKKRQYLQKMEFLARTAMEFVNLPPGADIYALIARRISELVPGAGVSVLSYDEDEGRFSLRALMDERFRAEMKEVVGEDVIGMSFPFVEVFSSPYFEDIKVLVDKGTAEYVLSREPGDGGMPMSVITLGRIPEDVCREIVGRGDLGKACMFALLWDGQLFGNIAIFLRRDRELRDREVVYSFVKQASIALSRQFTGERLQRSERRLRDIIDLLPYPVSIIDREGYILFLNRKFTAVFGYTLDDIPDCDTWFRTAFPDPAERQKAVRAWTSDLDTAGTGEVRPRFFRVRCRDCRTKAVLFRPVMLSDSTRYVACEDVSEAERIHGVLLAEIASLRRRQGPKKFSG; from the coding sequence ATGGAGGCGAAAGAGGAGCAGGACACGGCGTCCCGCATTCTCAGGACGCTGAGACTCAGGCCGCGGGGGATGACGATCACCGAGGTCGCAAAAAAGACCCGGATCAACCGGAACTCGGTCTCGAAATACCTTGAGGTGCTGCGGGTTGCGGGGCAGGTCGATGCGGCGGTCATCGGCAATGCGAAGGTCTACGCGATCGCCCAGCGCGTCCCCCTCTCTTCCTTCCTCTGTTTCACCAGGAACATGATCCTGGTCCTCGACAGTGCCTTCCGGATCGTCCAGATCAACGACCGCTTTCTCGACCTTGCCGGCGTGGAGAAGAGGGCAGTTATCGGGCTGCATATCGAGGACGCTCCCCTCCCGATCATCTCTGACAAAGGGGTGCTGAGGACCATCCGGGATGTCAGGCGTGAGCAGGTCCACACTGATGTTTCCTGCAGGCTGGATGACGGGGAGTTCTTCTTCAGTATGCAGGTGATCCCGACCGTCTTCGACGACGGTGAGCGGGGGTGCACCGTCGTCCTCGAGGACATCACCGCGAGAAAACAGTATGAACAGGCGTTGCAGCTCAGCGAGGCGAAGTTCCGGGCCATCGTACAGGACCAGGCAGAACCTCTCTGCCGCTTCCTCCCCGGCGGGAGGATCATCTTCGTGAACCGTGCCTTCTGCGAGACCTTCGACGTCAGTGAAGAGGACCTCGCCGGCACGACCCTGTGGCAGTTCATCCCCCCATCCTTCCATAAAGGGATCGAGACAAAACTCCGCGACCTTGGCCCCGATAACGCGGTCTGCACCCTTGAGATCCCGGTCGCCATGCAGTCCTCCGCGGAGACCCGCTGGTTTTCCTGGACAGTCCGTGCAATCGTCAACGGCGAAGCGACGCTCAGGGAATACCAGGGTACGGGGACTGACATCACGGCGGCCCGGCACCTGGAGGAGAAGAAACGCCAGTACCTCCAGAAGATGGAGTTCCTGGCACGGACGGCGATGGAGTTCGTCAACCTCCCGCCCGGTGCCGACATCTACGCACTCATCGCCCGGAGGATCTCCGAACTCGTGCCTGGGGCGGGCGTCTCCGTACTCTCCTACGACGAGGACGAAGGGCGGTTCTCTCTGCGGGCACTGATGGACGAACGCTTCAGGGCCGAGATGAAAGAGGTCGTGGGGGAGGATGTGATTGGCATGTCCTTCCCCTTCGTCGAAGTATTTTCGTCCCCGTATTTTGAGGACATTAAGGTCCTGGTGGATAAAGGGACGGCAGAATATGTCCTCTCCCGCGAACCCGGCGATGGGGGCATGCCGATGTCGGTCATCACTCTCGGGCGGATCCCCGAGGATGTCTGCAGGGAGATCGTCGGCCGCGGCGACCTCGGTAAGGCGTGCATGTTTGCGCTCCTCTGGGATGGGCAACTCTTCGGGAATATCGCGATATTCCTGCGCCGGGATCGCGAACTCCGGGACAGGGAAGTGGTCTATTCGTTCGTCAAACAGGCGTCCATCGCTCTCAGCAGGCAGTTCACCGGGGAGCGTCTCCAGAGGAGCGAGAGGCGGTTGCGGGACATCATCGACCTTCTGCCCTATCCGGTCTCCATCATCGACAGGGAGGGGTATATCCTCTTCCTGAACAGGAAGTTCACCGCAGTCTTCGGGTACACCCTCGATGATATCCCTGACTGCGACACCTGGTTCAGGACCGCCTTCCCTGACCCTGCGGAGCGGCAAAAGGCTGTCAGGGCCTGGACATCAGACCTCGACACTGCCGGCACCGGCGAAGTCAGACCGCGGTTCTTCAGGGTGCGGTGCCGGGACTGCAGGACAAAGGCCGTCCTCTTCAGGCCGGTGATGCTCAGCGACAGCACCCGCTATGTCGCCTGCGAGGACGTCTCCGAGGCCGAACGCATCCATGGCGTCCTCCTCGCCGAGATTGCCAGCCTCAGAAGGAGGCAGGGGCCGAAAAAATTCTCCGGATAA
- a CDS encoding MFS transporter, translated as MSGNGNAKWGVLTIICMAIFIMVIDTTIMNVSISALVIDLDTAVPAIQAVISIYALIMASFMLIGGKLQDVMGRKKVFLVGLALYGVGTFTASISQDILTLLVGWSILEGLGAALMLPATTTFITATYEGAERAFAFGMWGGVGAAGMAFGPIIGGYLTAFYSWRWAFRLELVVVIVVLLFSYLLTEAKPTAAWRDLDIAGTLLSFGGLGSIVLGILIVRVPELWGAIPFIIGAGVLLLLVFYFRQRHRQERGEMPLTDVGLFKNRIFTAGNVVSTVLSITIAGFLFIIPIFLQSVTGIDAFSTGLTLLPMSVAVFVFSVMAARLSTLATPRTLIFLGFVVSILGSVMLRGIFSAAMAPGEIVLGSMIFGIGLGIVFSQVTNLTLSSASKEQESDASGILNTSKQMGTSLGTAIIGVVLLFSIISGLVTGIAGSTFGQGASEEQIADELMKWAEKMKRGETPPDIPEDRVSEADAIVDAAVSGAMRSSFDAISVILVLGLIAGLFITPSAGRKEKET; from the coding sequence ATGTCAGGGAATGGCAACGCGAAATGGGGCGTCCTCACCATCATCTGTATGGCCATCTTCATCATGGTCATCGACACGACTATCATGAACGTCTCCATCTCGGCCCTCGTGATCGACCTGGACACCGCCGTCCCGGCCATCCAGGCGGTCATCTCCATATATGCCCTGATCATGGCCTCCTTCATGCTCATCGGCGGAAAACTCCAGGATGTCATGGGGAGGAAGAAGGTGTTTCTGGTGGGCCTTGCCCTGTACGGCGTCGGCACCTTCACCGCCTCGATCAGCCAGGACATCCTCACCCTGCTTGTCGGGTGGTCGATCCTCGAAGGCCTCGGCGCCGCCCTCATGCTCCCGGCGACGACGACCTTCATCACGGCTACCTATGAAGGGGCCGAGAGGGCCTTCGCCTTCGGCATGTGGGGTGGTGTCGGGGCGGCCGGTATGGCCTTCGGGCCGATCATCGGTGGCTACCTCACCGCGTTCTACAGCTGGCGCTGGGCCTTCCGCCTGGAACTCGTGGTCGTCATCGTCGTCCTCCTCTTCTCGTACCTCCTCACCGAGGCGAAGCCGACCGCCGCATGGCGTGACCTCGACATCGCAGGGACGCTCCTCTCCTTCGGGGGGCTCGGGTCGATTGTCCTCGGCATCCTGATCGTCCGAGTCCCCGAACTCTGGGGCGCTATCCCCTTCATCATCGGTGCCGGTGTCCTCCTCCTCCTCGTCTTTTATTTCAGGCAGAGACACCGGCAGGAGCGGGGGGAGATGCCCCTCACCGATGTCGGCCTCTTCAAGAACCGGATCTTTACGGCGGGGAATGTCGTGAGTACCGTCCTGAGCATCACCATTGCAGGCTTTCTCTTCATCATCCCGATCTTCCTCCAGAGCGTCACCGGCATCGACGCCTTCAGCACCGGGCTGACCCTCCTGCCCATGTCAGTCGCCGTTTTCGTCTTCTCCGTGATGGCGGCGCGGCTCTCCACTCTGGCGACCCCGAGGACGCTCATCTTTCTCGGTTTTGTCGTTTCCATTCTCGGGTCGGTGATGCTCCGCGGCATCTTCTCCGCAGCGATGGCGCCCGGCGAAATTGTCCTGGGTTCGATGATCTTCGGGATCGGTCTTGGCATCGTCTTCTCGCAGGTGACCAACCTCACCCTCTCTTCGGCGTCGAAAGAGCAGGAGAGCGACGCCTCCGGCATCCTGAACACGTCCAAGCAGATGGGAACGTCTCTCGGGACGGCTATTATCGGCGTCGTCCTTCTCTTTTCCATCATCTCAGGCCTGGTGACAGGTATTGCCGGGTCGACGTTCGGGCAAGGAGCGTCAGAGGAGCAGATCGCAGATGAACTGATGAAGTGGGCCGAGAAGATGAAGAGAGGGGAGACGCCGCCCGACATCCCGGAGGACCGCGTCTCCGAGGCGGACGCGATCGTCGATGCGGCGGTCAGCGGAGCGATGCGCTCCTCCTTCGACGCCATATCTGTCATCCTCGTCCTCGGTCTTATCGCGGGCCTCTTCATCACTCCCTCTGCCGGAAGGAAGGAGAAAGAAACATGA
- the mcrA gene encoding coenzyme-B sulfoethylthiotransferase subunit alpha translates to MAKIERAQKLFLKALKEKFQGQDVQSEKTEFYNFNGVRQSPRKCEFMKESRAVEMQRGISMYDPERCHLGGIPMGQRQLMTYEVSGTGVFVEGDDLHFVNNAAMQQMWDEIRRTVIVGMDMAHATLQKRLGKEVTPETINEYLHILNHAMPGGAVVQEHMVETHPALTDDCYVKVFTGDDELADDIEPQFLINIEKLFPKKQAEDLKAEVGKSMFQAIHIPSIVSRTCDGGTTSRWSAMQIGMSFIAAYRMCAGEAAVADLSFAAKHAGVIQMASILPARRARGPNEPGGIKFGHFADMIQADRKYPNDPAKASLEVVGAGCMLFDQIWLGSYMSGGVGFTQYATAAYTDNILDEFTYYGMDYIKDKYNVDWRNPSADDKVKPTQDVVNDIATEVTLNALEQYEQFPTMMEDHFGGSQRAGVMAAASGLSTSIATGNSNAGLNGWYLSMIIHKDAWSRLGFFGYDLQDQCGSANSLSMEPDRGLMGELRGPNYPNYAMNVGHQGEYSAIVAGSHYGRGDAFCLEPLIKITFADPSLKFDFAEPRREFAKGAIREYMPAGERSLIIPAR, encoded by the coding sequence ATGGCAAAGATTGAGAGAGCACAGAAACTGTTCCTGAAGGCACTCAAGGAGAAGTTCCAGGGACAGGATGTGCAGTCTGAGAAGACTGAGTTCTATAACTTCAATGGCGTTCGCCAGTCCCCGAGAAAGTGCGAGTTCATGAAGGAGTCCCGCGCCGTCGAGATGCAGCGTGGTATCTCCATGTACGACCCCGAGCGCTGCCACCTTGGCGGTATCCCGATGGGCCAGCGCCAGCTGATGACCTACGAGGTCTCCGGCACCGGCGTCTTCGTCGAGGGCGACGACCTGCACTTCGTCAACAACGCTGCCATGCAGCAGATGTGGGACGAGATCCGCCGGACTGTTATCGTCGGCATGGACATGGCCCACGCCACCCTGCAGAAGCGTCTTGGCAAGGAAGTCACTCCTGAGACGATCAACGAGTACCTCCACATCCTCAACCACGCGATGCCCGGCGGCGCAGTCGTCCAGGAACACATGGTCGAGACTCACCCGGCCCTCACCGATGACTGCTACGTGAAGGTCTTCACCGGCGACGACGAACTCGCCGACGACATCGAGCCCCAGTTCCTCATCAACATCGAGAAGCTCTTCCCGAAGAAGCAGGCCGAGGACCTCAAGGCCGAGGTCGGCAAGTCGATGTTCCAGGCAATCCACATCCCGTCCATCGTCTCCAGGACGTGCGACGGCGGTACGACCTCCCGCTGGTCTGCAATGCAGATCGGTATGTCCTTCATCGCTGCATACCGCATGTGCGCCGGTGAAGCGGCAGTCGCCGACCTCTCCTTCGCTGCAAAGCACGCCGGTGTCATCCAGATGGCATCCATCCTCCCGGCCCGCCGTGCACGCGGTCCGAACGAGCCCGGCGGCATCAAGTTCGGCCACTTCGCCGATATGATCCAGGCCGACCGCAAGTACCCGAACGACCCGGCCAAGGCCTCCCTCGAAGTCGTCGGTGCAGGCTGCATGCTCTTCGACCAGATCTGGCTCGGATCCTACATGTCCGGCGGTGTCGGTTTCACCCAGTACGCGACCGCCGCGTACACCGACAACATCCTCGATGAGTTCACCTACTACGGTATGGACTACATCAAGGACAAGTACAACGTCGACTGGAGAAACCCGTCTGCCGATGACAAGGTCAAGCCGACCCAGGACGTCGTCAACGACATCGCTACCGAGGTCACCCTCAACGCCCTCGAACAGTACGAGCAGTTCCCGACCATGATGGAGGACCACTTCGGCGGTTCCCAGCGTGCCGGTGTCATGGCAGCAGCCTCCGGTCTCTCCACCTCGATTGCAACCGGCAACTCGAACGCCGGTCTCAACGGCTGGTACCTCTCCATGATCATCCACAAGGATGCATGGTCCAGGCTCGGCTTCTTCGGCTACGACCTGCAGGACCAGTGCGGCTCGGCAAACTCCCTCTCCATGGAGCCCGACCGCGGCCTGATGGGCGAACTCCGTGGCCCGAACTACCCGAACTACGCCATGAACGTCGGTCACCAGGGCGAGTACTCCGCTATCGTCGCCGGTTCCCACTACGGCCGCGGCGATGCGTTCTGCCTCGAGCCCCTGATCAAGATCACCTTCGCCGACCCGTCCCTGAAGTTCGACTTCGCCGAACCCAGGCGCGAGTTTGCAAAGGGTGCGATCCGCGAGTACATGCCCGCGGGCGAGCGCTCTCTGATCATCCCGGCCAGGTAA
- a CDS encoding chloride channel protein has translation MTPYDPVTVRESLRFALGAVLLAVAAGGAMVIFLAVQNAGRALVWPDTPPLPFFTLVVTAVGGLAVGLCLHVFGDHVGLLQETIAVFQKTGRFEPEHLSGGLLIIYLSLIAGASLGPEVAAVDMGGSMGTLAGDRVRGLKNRVRDLSTVGILGSLGGFGVYVILTGPAGALYPVPPYAFSLLDLVAGAALGIAGAAAGVAFIAAYHVFHRLVSPLADRHLLRGVIGGAGLGILGTIAPVVLFSGQTEFREVLAGGAALGGLMLLALVGVKILASTWCMATVFKGGPVFPLFFAGGTLGMAANLLVPSIPLALAVPAAMAGMTVAVLKAPWVVVLLVAMVVLQWTVVPAIAVATVAGYLTTKWAVLVKTG, from the coding sequence ATGACACCATACGATCCCGTCACCGTCAGAGAATCCCTGCGGTTCGCCCTCGGCGCCGTTCTCCTCGCCGTGGCCGCCGGTGGAGCGATGGTGATCTTCCTTGCAGTGCAGAACGCGGGAAGGGCACTGGTCTGGCCGGATACGCCGCCTCTCCCCTTCTTCACCCTCGTCGTCACCGCCGTCGGCGGCCTCGCCGTCGGCCTCTGCCTGCACGTCTTCGGCGACCATGTGGGCCTCCTCCAGGAGACCATTGCAGTATTCCAGAAGACCGGCAGGTTCGAACCTGAGCACCTCTCAGGCGGGCTGCTCATCATCTACCTCTCCCTCATCGCCGGCGCAAGCCTCGGACCCGAGGTGGCCGCCGTCGACATGGGCGGGAGCATGGGCACCCTGGCCGGCGACCGGGTAAGGGGGCTGAAGAATCGCGTCAGAGACCTCTCGACGGTCGGGATACTCGGGAGCCTCGGGGGGTTTGGCGTCTACGTCATCCTCACCGGTCCTGCCGGCGCCCTCTACCCTGTCCCGCCGTACGCCTTCTCCCTCCTCGACCTCGTCGCCGGCGCCGCCCTCGGCATCGCCGGCGCCGCCGCCGGCGTCGCCTTCATCGCCGCCTACCACGTCTTCCACCGCCTCGTCTCCCCCCTCGCCGACCGCCACCTCCTCAGGGGCGTGATCGGGGGTGCGGGCCTCGGCATCCTCGGGACCATCGCCCCCGTCGTCCTCTTCTCCGGCCAGACCGAGTTCAGAGAGGTCCTCGCCGGCGGTGCGGCGCTGGGCGGCCTCATGCTCCTCGCCCTCGTCGGCGTCAAGATCCTCGCCAGCACCTGGTGCATGGCCACCGTCTTCAAGGGCGGTCCCGTCTTCCCCCTCTTCTTCGCCGGCGGCACCCTCGGCATGGCCGCAAACCTCCTCGTCCCCTCCATCCCCCTCGCTCTCGCCGTCCCCGCCGCCATGGCCGGCATGACCGTCGCCGTGCTGAAGGCGCCGTGGGTGGTCGTCCTCCTCGTGGCCATGGTCGTCCTCCAGTGGACAGTCGTCCCGGCCATCGCCGTCGCCACCGTCGCCGGGTATCTTACGACAAAGTGGGCGGTGCTGGTCAAGACAGGGTAA
- a CDS encoding MBL fold metallo-hydrolase, which yields MAETDWQEIPGIEGAHILPLTRRPDVCCSNAYLIATEHEIVIIDTGADEAQMETLVSTVEALTAERPRPICLFLTHCHLDHCLQAIRRRSWIEEKGVRVFAHAAGAEALESGDEMLTLANIFRWEIEPLPVDGHLHAQDEREVALGNGETILCEHDEYAAIPVDRLTFPSGNRISVYATPGHSPDSICIKVGEHLFIGDLLFSANPGVAGLHRWNPAALLTSIQGVRQVLTDGGITLCWNGHGREITAPAALRALGKLEDDLGRMKAIGNFDSERLRESVDYAQDMLAEANRLFPVIAGRIYYLSYYLEVLGEAEEAARYQDLIESDQIDTFLTDFDAFATEFREGRKIDIQFVLKAVQVSAKIEGAFGQGCSDPAVDTSLVRRASRLLTDCLHTVCAFDPPDPAVPVDLVPLMTEFVGRLSDSSHLEEGLVAAAEDEKAFRSALAQRIAHLPLFEGVHITFVHDADSLMVLTRPERLCDGLTGVIEDLAAAGAEEITVSAFRTDGTVSLVVQSGALHTNLPRIRVWHRRFARCGGRCDLRTVQEMPALVLDFTKPQ from the coding sequence ATGGCAGAAACTGACTGGCAGGAGATCCCGGGAATCGAGGGGGCACACATCCTTCCCCTGACGAGGAGACCGGACGTTTGCTGCTCAAACGCCTATCTGATAGCGACAGAGCACGAGATCGTCATCATCGACACCGGGGCCGATGAGGCGCAGATGGAGACCCTTGTCTCGACGGTCGAGGCACTCACCGCAGAAAGGCCCCGTCCGATCTGCCTCTTCCTCACACACTGCCATCTTGACCATTGCCTCCAGGCGATCAGACGGCGGTCCTGGATCGAGGAGAAGGGCGTGCGTGTCTTCGCCCATGCCGCAGGTGCGGAAGCACTCGAATCGGGAGATGAAATGCTGACACTCGCCAATATCTTCAGGTGGGAGATCGAGCCCCTCCCGGTCGATGGACACCTCCATGCACAGGACGAACGCGAGGTGGCCCTCGGAAACGGTGAGACGATCCTCTGTGAACACGACGAGTATGCCGCCATTCCGGTTGACCGCCTCACCTTTCCATCGGGAAACCGGATCTCGGTCTACGCCACACCCGGGCACAGCCCTGACTCCATCTGTATAAAGGTCGGTGAACACCTCTTCATCGGCGACCTTCTCTTCTCGGCAAACCCAGGTGTTGCAGGGCTCCACCGCTGGAACCCCGCCGCCCTGCTCACCTCTATCCAGGGGGTCCGCCAGGTCCTGACCGACGGCGGGATCACCCTCTGCTGGAACGGCCATGGGCGGGAGATCACGGCGCCCGCCGCCCTGCGTGCCCTCGGGAAACTTGAGGACGACCTTGGGCGTATGAAGGCGATCGGGAACTTCGATAGCGAGCGGCTGCGCGAATCGGTCGATTACGCACAGGACATGCTCGCCGAGGCAAACCGGTTGTTTCCGGTCATCGCAGGCAGGATATATTATCTCTCCTATTATCTCGAAGTACTCGGCGAGGCCGAGGAGGCGGCGAGGTACCAGGATCTCATCGAATCCGACCAGATCGACACATTCCTCACCGACTTCGACGCTTTCGCGACAGAGTTCAGGGAGGGCAGGAAGATCGACATCCAGTTCGTCCTCAAAGCGGTGCAGGTCTCGGCAAAGATCGAAGGGGCCTTCGGTCAGGGGTGCAGTGACCCGGCCGTGGACACGTCCCTGGTGCGCCGGGCCAGTCGCCTGCTCACCGATTGCCTGCATACGGTCTGTGCCTTCGACCCCCCTGACCCCGCAGTGCCGGTCGACCTCGTCCCTCTGATGACCGAGTTCGTCGGGCGCCTCTCCGACTCCTCCCATCTTGAGGAGGGCCTCGTCGCCGCTGCCGAGGATGAAAAGGCGTTCAGGTCCGCTCTTGCACAGAGAATCGCCCATCTTCCTCTCTTCGAAGGGGTTCACATCACCTTTGTCCATGACGCCGACTCCCTGATGGTGTTGACTCGCCCGGAAAGACTCTGTGACGGGCTCACCGGGGTGATCGAGGATCTCGCTGCCGCGGGAGCAGAAGAAATCACCGTCTCGGCCTTCAGGACCGATGGGACCGTCTCCCTCGTTGTTCAGTCCGGGGCCCTGCATACCAACCTGCCGCGCATCAGGGTCTGGCATCGGCGTTTCGCCCGCTGTGGCGGTCGGTGCGACCTCAGGACAGTTCAGGAGATGCCGGCCCTTGTTCTGGACTTCACGAAACCCCAGTAA
- a CDS encoding PRC-barrel domain-containing protein yields the protein MAFASPVTVVYPRMESLDRILGSSVKNATGDHLGVIHSLMIDTASGLVTFGVLSSGGIMGLGEKLYPVPWQALSREPKEDEYTLKIRKETFETAPSFDKGHWPKSDDLAWFERVYHFYGVEPAWETKVM from the coding sequence ATGGCTTTTGCAAGCCCGGTAACGGTTGTCTATCCGAGGATGGAGTCGCTCGACAGGATCCTCGGGAGTTCGGTAAAAAATGCGACAGGAGATCATCTCGGCGTGATCCATTCCCTGATGATCGATACGGCCTCGGGGCTGGTCACCTTCGGTGTCCTCTCTTCGGGCGGGATCATGGGCCTCGGGGAGAAACTCTACCCCGTGCCCTGGCAGGCGCTCTCCCGAGAGCCGAAAGAGGACGAATATACCCTGAAGATCCGGAAAGAGACGTTTGAGACCGCTCCCAGTTTCGACAAGGGTCACTGGCCGAAGTCCGACGACCTTGCGTGGTTCGAACGGGTGTATCACTTCTACGGGGTTGAACCGGCCTGGGAGACCAAAGTTATGTAA